One part of the Capricornis sumatraensis isolate serow.1 chromosome 13, serow.2, whole genome shotgun sequence genome encodes these proteins:
- the QRSL1 gene encoding glutamyl-tRNA(Gln) amidotransferase subunit A, mitochondrial: MLGRTLREVSVALKQGQVTPTELCQRCLSLIKKTKFLNAYITVSEEVALKQAEEAEKRYKKGHSLGDLDGIPIAVKDNFSTSGIETTCASNMLKGYVPPYNATVVQKLLDQGALLMGKTNLDEFAMGSGSTDGIFGPVKNPWSYSKQYREKRKQNSHSENEDSNWLITGGSSGGSAAAVSAFTCFAALGSDTGGSTRNPAAHCGVVGLKPSYGLVSRHGLIPLVNSMDVPGILTRCVDDAATVLGILAGHDPKDSTTIQDPVKPFTLPSLTDVSKLCIGIPKEYLTPELSSEVHSLWSKAANLFESEGAKVIEVSLPHTSYSIVCYHVLCTSEVASNMARFDGLEYGHRCDSDVSTEAMYAATRREGFNDVVRGRILSGNFFLLKENYENYFVKAQKVRRLIANDFVNVFNSGVDVLLTPTTLSEAVPYTEFIKEDNRTRSAQDDIFTQAVNMAGLPAVSVPMALSSQGLPIGLQFIGRAFCDQQLLTVAKWFEKQVQFPVIQLQELMDDCSSVFENEKLASVSLK, encoded by the exons GTTTCTGTGGCACTGAAACAAGGCCAAGTCACGCCAACTGAGCTCTGTCAAAGATGTCTCTCCCTTATCAAGAAGACTAAGTTTCTAAATGCGTACATTACTGTATCAGAAGAAGTGGCCTTAAAGCAAgctgaagaagcagagaaaagatataaaaaag GTCACTCACTGGGGGATTTAGATGGAATTCCTATTGCAGTAAAAGATAACTTTAGTACATCCGGCATTGAGACAACCTGTGCATCAAACATGCTGAAAG gTTATGTACCACCTTACAATGCCACAGTAGTTCAGAAGTTGTTGGATCAGGGAGCTCTACTAATGGGAAAAACAAACTTAGATGAGTTTGCTATGGg ATCTGGAAGCACAGATGGCATATTTGGACCAGTTAAAAACCCGTGGAGTTATTCAAAACAATAtagagaaaagaggaagcagaACTCGCACAGTGAGAATGAGGATTCAAATTGGCTCATAACCGGAGGAAGCTCAGGAGGAAGTGCGGCGGCCGTGTCAGCGTTCACGTGCTTTGC GGCTTTAGGATCAGATACAGGAGGATCAACCAGAAATCCAGCTGCCCACTGCGGGGTTGTTGGTTTAAAACCAAGCTATGGCCTAGTTTCTCGTCATGGTCTCATTCCCCTGGTGAATTCAATGGATGTGCCAGGAATCTTAACCAGATGTGTGGATGATGCAGCCACTGTGTTGG GTATACTAGCTGGGCATGATCCCAAAGATTCTACCACAATTCAAGATCCTGTTAAACCATTTACGCTTCCCAGTTTGACAGATGTGAGCAAACTATGTATAGGAATTCCAAAG GAATATCTTACACCAGAATTGTCAAGTGAAGTACATTCTCTTTGGTCCAAAGCTGCTAATCTCTTTGAGTCTGAGGGGGCCAAAGTAATTGAAGTCTCCCTGCCCCATACCAGTTACTCAATTGTGTGTTACCACGTATTGTGTACATCGGAAGTGGCATCGAATATGGCAAGATTTGATGGGCTAGAATATG GTCACAGATGTGACAGTGATGTGTCTACTGAAGCCATGTATGCTGCAACCAGGCGAGAAGGGTTCAATGATGTGGTGAGAGGGAGGATCCTCTCGGGAAACTTTTTCTTATTAAAAGA aaatTATGAGAATTATTTTGTCAAAGCACAGAAAGTGAGACGGCTCATTGCTAATGATTTTGTGAATGTTTTTAACTCTGGAGTGGACGTGCTGCTAACTCCCACGACCTTGAGTGAGGCAGTGCCGTACACAGAATTCATCAAGGAAGACAACAGGACACGCAGTGCCCAAGACGACATCTTTACACAGGCCGTAAATATGGCAG gATTGCCAGCTGTGAGTGTCCCTATGGCCCTCTCAAGCCAAGGGTTGCCGATAGGACTACAGTTTATTGGACGTGCATTTTGTGACCAGCAGCTTCTTACAGTTGCCAAATGGTTTGAAAAACAAGTCCAGTTTCCTGTTATTCAGCTTCAAGAACTAATGGATGATTGCTCATcagtctttgaaaatgaaaagttagCTTCGGTTTCTCTAAAATAG